In Myxococcus virescens, a single genomic region encodes these proteins:
- a CDS encoding FBP domain-containing protein, whose translation MFRFENDRALIESFRPRDRRVIEMPSGITFPLFVRDYLAWTETSGARVYLIFSAPGSRKPIGIIFRRDSLGGEPVTRMCEWCHSYGSAHEVCLLTTAVDNKRRVGVNLCADLRCREKMEDAADRSGRHPLEFLGKLNERMFRFAHEALGIEAQPAA comes from the coding sequence GTGTTCCGATTCGAAAACGACCGGGCGCTCATCGAATCCTTCCGCCCCAGAGACCGCCGAGTCATCGAGATGCCTTCGGGCATCACCTTCCCGCTCTTCGTGCGTGACTACCTGGCCTGGACGGAGACGTCCGGCGCGCGCGTGTACCTCATCTTCTCCGCGCCGGGCAGCCGCAAGCCCATTGGCATCATCTTCCGCCGGGACTCCCTGGGCGGCGAGCCCGTCACTCGCATGTGCGAGTGGTGCCACAGCTACGGCTCGGCTCACGAGGTGTGCCTGCTCACCACAGCGGTGGACAACAAGCGTCGCGTGGGAGTGAACCTCTGCGCCGATCTCCGGTGCAGGGAGAAGATGGAGGACGCGGCGGACCGCTCTGGCCGGCATCCGCTTGAATTTCTCGGAAAGCTCAATGAACGAATGTTTCGTTTCGCGCATGAGGCGTTGGGCATCGAGGCGCAGCCCGCCGCTTGA
- a CDS encoding inorganic phosphate transporter, which produces MLLAAVILIVAVALIFDFINGFHDAANSIATVVSTRVLSPNLAVAWAAFFNFVAAFGGNVHVANTMGKGIINFEMLRAQGPSAVLAVIFSALMGAIVWNLLTWWWGLPSSSSHALAGGMIGATLPVLGFAGLVGSGIAKIAAFIVLSPLIGMTLGIGLMVLSTWAVHRQTPLKVDSWFRRLQLVSSAIFSYSHGTNDAQKVMGIIAVVLFGTIWKDRPFHIDWWMIISCHAAIALGTFFGGWRIVRTMGHSLTKLAPIGGFAAETGGGVTIIALAQLGIPVSTTHTITGAIVGVGATRGWRAVKWGVAGRIIWAWVVTIPAAALTAVVFYGLTQVVMRLAS; this is translated from the coding sequence ATGCTACTCGCCGCCGTCATCCTCATTGTCGCGGTCGCACTCATCTTCGATTTCATCAATGGATTCCACGACGCGGCGAACTCCATCGCCACCGTGGTCTCCACCCGAGTGCTGTCCCCCAACCTCGCCGTGGCCTGGGCCGCGTTCTTCAACTTCGTGGCGGCCTTTGGCGGGAACGTCCACGTGGCCAACACCATGGGCAAGGGCATCATCAACTTCGAGATGCTCCGGGCTCAGGGCCCCAGCGCGGTGCTCGCCGTCATCTTCTCCGCCCTCATGGGCGCCATCGTCTGGAACCTGTTGACGTGGTGGTGGGGCCTGCCCTCCTCGTCGTCGCACGCGCTGGCCGGCGGCATGATTGGCGCCACGCTGCCGGTGCTCGGCTTTGCGGGCCTGGTGGGCTCGGGCATCGCGAAGATCGCCGCCTTCATCGTGCTGTCGCCGCTCATCGGCATGACGCTGGGCATCGGTCTGATGGTGTTGAGCACGTGGGCGGTGCACCGCCAGACACCGCTGAAGGTGGACTCGTGGTTCCGCCGGCTGCAGCTCGTGTCGTCCGCCATCTTCTCCTACAGCCACGGCACCAATGATGCGCAGAAGGTGATGGGCATCATCGCGGTGGTGCTCTTCGGCACCATCTGGAAGGACCGGCCGTTCCACATCGACTGGTGGATGATCATCTCCTGCCACGCGGCCATCGCCCTGGGGACCTTCTTCGGCGGGTGGCGCATCGTCCGCACCATGGGCCACAGCCTCACCAAGCTGGCGCCCATCGGCGGCTTCGCCGCGGAGACGGGCGGCGGCGTCACCATCATCGCGCTGGCCCAGTTGGGCATCCCCGTGTCCACCACGCACACCATCACCGGCGCCATCGTCGGCGTGGGCGCCACCCGGGGCTGGCGCGCGGTGAAGTGGGGCGTCGCCGGCCGCATCATCTGGGCCTGGGTGGTCACCATCCCGGCCGCGGCGCTGACCGCGGTGGTCTTCTACGGCCTCACCCAGGTGGTCATGCGCCTGGCAAGCTGA
- a CDS encoding DUF47 domain-containing protein — MLEKLMPKSDEFFDDFDAQCAVTVEGAKMLYELLSDYRDVAPRVQALKDAEHRGDEVTHTAFNRLHKQFITPFDRGQIHTLLSRIDDVLDLTNAAAARLHYYEIPASLPDATELARLLVLSTQKVQEVVAALRLIKKPEQILAGCKEIKRLEAQADEALRSGVGRLFKSGADTLLIIKWKEIYDFIETATDKCQSVANVIEGVVLEHS, encoded by the coding sequence ATGCTCGAGAAGCTGATGCCGAAGTCGGACGAGTTCTTCGACGACTTCGATGCGCAATGTGCCGTCACCGTCGAAGGCGCGAAGATGCTCTACGAGTTGCTCAGTGACTACCGCGACGTCGCCCCGCGGGTCCAGGCGCTCAAGGACGCGGAGCACCGTGGGGACGAAGTCACCCACACCGCCTTCAACCGTCTGCACAAGCAGTTCATCACCCCATTCGACCGGGGGCAGATTCACACCCTGCTCTCCCGCATCGACGACGTGTTGGATTTGACCAACGCCGCCGCCGCCCGCCTGCACTACTACGAAATCCCGGCCAGCCTGCCGGACGCCACGGAGCTGGCACGCCTGCTGGTGCTGTCCACGCAGAAGGTGCAGGAAGTGGTGGCCGCGCTGCGGCTCATCAAGAAGCCGGAGCAGATTCTGGCCGGGTGCAAGGAAATCAAGCGCCTGGAGGCGCAGGCGGATGAAGCCCTGCGCTCGGGTGTCGGCCGGCTCTTCAAGAGCGGCGCGGACACGCTGCTCATCATCAAGTGGAAGGAGATTTACGACTTCATTGAGACCGCCACCGACAAGTGCCAGTCGGTGGCGAACGTCATCGAAGGCGTGGTGCTGGAGCACAGCTAA
- the thrA gene encoding bifunctional aspartate kinase/homoserine dehydrogenase I, translating into MRVMKFGGTSVGNAERMRGVADLAAAARKETRVMMVASAVSGITNLLVDAARAAQEGQPVESLHGRFEDVHRGIIRELAAELGEARLRSLEEGLSTLASELRGLLQGVGLLRECSPSVLAHLSGLGERASCLILGALMHARGLEPHAVEPRDVILCAGDPLQATPLQEETRARFTPLREAGGPGLMLMPGFFGGDTRGKTMCLGRGGSDYSAALAAAALDAELLEIWTDVDGIFSADPRLVPEAFPLPEVSFEEAMELAYFGAKVLHPKTIAPARERGIPVRVCNSFRPDHPGTRVTDDAAPPEHPVRGLSFLPGIALVNLGGAGLKGVPGTAARVFESMALANISVVLITQGSSECSISFCVQQADAERAVQALEVAFEMERAAGKVDTIEQQRGLAVLSIVGDGMRHRVGVAGTFFSALADVGCSIAAIAQGSSERSISAVIAETDGPRALAHVHGRCFGTTEVVELLLAGVGSVGGELLKQVHQQAPKLRAHGVDLRVCVIANSQRVATASEGIPLEDWKQRLAASSDAAPLDAFRDWARAKRPGRPVFVDCTSSEDIALAYPSLMEAGLHVVTANKKANAGQWSHYRKLRETASRHQRRFLYETNVGAALPVIDTLKNMLRTGDRVLRVEGILSGSLSFILGLTEEGIPLSQAVGTAMEKRFTEPDPRDDLHGTDVARKVLILARELGRQVELEQVTLDSLLPSDFDATGPLDDFLARLPLVDAAFQRRVEALRAEGKVLRYVGSVTEDGCFVGLVPVPLTHPLAAVKGGENALSFTSERYSPTPLVIRGYGAGAAVTAAGVLADVLRLVDGPLP; encoded by the coding sequence ATGAGGGTGATGAAATTCGGGGGGACGAGCGTGGGCAACGCCGAGCGGATGCGCGGCGTGGCGGACCTGGCCGCGGCGGCGCGCAAGGAGACGCGGGTGATGATGGTCGCCTCGGCCGTGTCCGGCATCACCAACCTCCTGGTGGACGCGGCCCGCGCGGCCCAGGAAGGTCAGCCGGTGGAGTCGCTCCACGGCCGCTTCGAGGACGTCCACCGCGGCATCATCCGCGAGCTGGCGGCGGAGCTGGGGGAGGCGCGGCTGCGCTCGCTGGAAGAGGGGCTTTCCACGCTGGCCTCGGAGCTGCGCGGGCTGCTGCAGGGCGTGGGGCTGCTGCGGGAATGTTCGCCCTCCGTGCTCGCGCACCTGTCCGGACTGGGCGAGCGCGCCTCGTGCCTGATTCTGGGCGCGCTGATGCACGCACGCGGACTGGAGCCGCACGCCGTGGAGCCACGGGACGTCATCCTCTGCGCGGGGGACCCGCTCCAGGCCACGCCGCTCCAGGAGGAGACCCGGGCGCGCTTCACGCCGCTGCGCGAGGCCGGCGGCCCCGGGCTGATGCTGATGCCGGGCTTCTTCGGCGGTGACACCCGGGGCAAGACGATGTGCCTGGGCCGGGGTGGCTCGGACTATTCGGCGGCGCTGGCGGCGGCGGCGCTGGACGCGGAGCTGCTGGAGATCTGGACGGACGTGGACGGCATCTTCAGCGCCGACCCGCGGCTGGTGCCAGAAGCCTTCCCGCTGCCCGAGGTGAGCTTCGAGGAGGCCATGGAGCTGGCCTACTTCGGCGCCAAGGTGCTCCACCCCAAGACGATTGCGCCCGCGCGCGAGCGCGGCATCCCCGTGCGCGTCTGCAACAGCTTCCGCCCAGACCACCCGGGCACCCGCGTCACCGACGACGCCGCGCCGCCCGAGCACCCCGTGCGCGGCCTCTCCTTCCTTCCCGGCATCGCCCTGGTGAACCTGGGCGGCGCGGGACTCAAGGGCGTTCCGGGCACCGCCGCCCGCGTCTTCGAGTCCATGGCCCTCGCCAACATCTCCGTGGTGCTCATCACCCAGGGCTCCAGCGAATGCTCCATCAGCTTCTGCGTCCAGCAGGCGGACGCGGAGCGCGCCGTGCAGGCCCTGGAAGTCGCGTTCGAGATGGAGCGCGCGGCGGGCAAGGTGGACACCATCGAGCAGCAGCGCGGGCTCGCCGTGCTCAGCATCGTCGGTGATGGCATGCGCCACCGCGTGGGCGTGGCGGGCACCTTCTTCAGCGCGCTGGCGGACGTGGGTTGCAGCATCGCCGCCATCGCGCAGGGCTCCAGCGAGCGCAGCATCTCAGCGGTCATCGCGGAGACGGACGGTCCCCGCGCCCTGGCCCATGTCCACGGTCGGTGCTTCGGCACCACGGAAGTCGTGGAGCTGCTGCTGGCCGGAGTGGGCAGCGTGGGCGGCGAGCTGCTCAAGCAGGTCCACCAGCAGGCGCCCAAGCTGCGCGCCCACGGCGTGGACCTGCGCGTCTGCGTCATCGCCAACAGCCAGCGCGTCGCGACGGCGAGCGAGGGAATTCCCCTGGAGGACTGGAAGCAGCGGCTGGCGGCCAGCAGCGACGCCGCGCCCCTGGACGCCTTCCGCGACTGGGCCCGCGCGAAGCGGCCGGGCCGGCCCGTCTTCGTGGACTGCACCAGCAGCGAGGACATCGCGCTCGCCTACCCGTCGCTGATGGAGGCGGGGCTCCACGTCGTCACCGCCAACAAGAAGGCCAACGCCGGCCAGTGGAGCCACTACCGCAAGCTGCGCGAGACGGCCTCCCGTCACCAACGCCGCTTCCTCTACGAGACGAACGTGGGCGCGGCGCTGCCTGTCATCGACACGCTGAAGAACATGCTGCGCACGGGAGACCGGGTGCTGCGCGTGGAAGGCATCCTCTCCGGCTCGCTGTCATTCATCCTGGGCCTGACGGAGGAAGGCATCCCCTTGTCGCAGGCGGTGGGCACCGCCATGGAGAAGCGCTTCACCGAACCCGACCCGCGCGACGACCTCCACGGCACCGACGTGGCGCGCAAGGTGCTCATCCTCGCCCGCGAGCTGGGCCGCCAGGTGGAGTTGGAGCAGGTGACGCTGGACTCCCTGCTGCCGTCGGACTTCGACGCCACCGGGCCGCTGGATGACTTCCTCGCCCGGCTCCCGCTGGTGGACGCCGCCTTCCAGCGCCGCGTGGAGGCACTCCGCGCGGAGGGCAAGGTGCTACGCTACGTGGGCAGCGTCACGGAGGACGGCTGCTTTGTCGGGCTCGTGCCGGTGCCCCTGACGCACCCGCTGGCGGCGGTGAAGGGCGGAGAGAACGCGCTCAGCTTCACCTCGGAGCGCTACAGCCCCACACCGCTGGTGATTCGCGGCTATGGCGCGGGCGCGGCGGTGACAGCCGCTGGCGTGCTGGCGGACGTGCTCCGCCTGGTCGACGGGCCACTTCCCTGA
- a CDS encoding DUF488 domain-containing protein: protein MPLKTKRWCVPSEPDDGFRVLICRYRPRGLPKAKETWDAWQSNLAPSPELFDAFYGKGRTPITLDAYRERYLQEMASQHEAITALAKRVRQGETVTLLCSKDCILEQVCHRTILAGLIEAEAARTH from the coding sequence ATGCCGCTCAAAACCAAACGTTGGTGTGTGCCATCGGAGCCAGATGACGGCTTCCGCGTCCTCATCTGCCGTTACCGGCCCCGAGGTCTGCCCAAGGCAAAGGAGACGTGGGACGCGTGGCAGAGCAACCTGGCGCCCAGCCCGGAGCTCTTCGACGCCTTCTATGGAAAGGGGCGCACACCCATCACCCTGGATGCCTACCGCGAGCGGTACCTCCAGGAAATGGCGTCGCAGCACGAAGCCATCACCGCGCTCGCCAAGCGAGTGCGGCAGGGTGAGACGGTGACCCTCCTCTGTTCAAAGGATTGCATCCTCGAACAGGTCTGCCACCGAACGATTCTGGCCGGGCTCATCGAAGCGGAAGCGGCCCGGACGCACTAG
- a CDS encoding TAXI family TRAP transporter solute-binding subunit, giving the protein MKKDSLKARLRRTLRWDLWMTLGPALVIVSIAFAVTFYFVKPAPPKKLVIAAAGDEGGFRYFARKYQEILAKHGVTVEIRPTDGSLTSIKLLEDERSGVDVAFVQSGTSDATKAPHVVSLGSLSYVPLWVFYRGPTIDDLNALQGKRIVVGPEESGTRALSMKLLEANGVGAAPTELLNLGRDEAIEQLKQGKVDAVFIVSPAESPPVQRLARVPDINLLSFSRGEAYVRRYPYLSRHVLPRGVLDLAADVPGRDVVMLAPTANLVATDALHPALAYLLMRAASEVHGKAGILDRTGEFPAALEAGFPFSSEARRYYESGVPLLHRYLPFWAANLVDRLWVMLVPFIAVLVPLGRVAPALYQWRVRSRIFRWYARLKEIELQLEEGPGREMLEEMLRRLDEAEREVNRIPMPLAYAENLYFFREHVDVVRRRLTRRIAESGEPSSEVLTAREKTA; this is encoded by the coding sequence ATGAAGAAGGACTCGCTCAAGGCCCGCCTGCGTCGCACGTTGCGGTGGGACCTCTGGATGACGCTGGGCCCCGCGCTCGTCATCGTCAGCATCGCGTTCGCCGTCACGTTCTACTTCGTCAAGCCCGCGCCGCCGAAGAAGCTCGTCATCGCCGCGGCTGGAGACGAGGGCGGCTTCCGGTACTTCGCGCGCAAGTATCAGGAGATTCTCGCGAAGCACGGCGTCACGGTGGAGATTCGTCCCACGGACGGCTCGCTCACCAGCATCAAGTTGCTGGAGGACGAGCGCTCGGGCGTGGACGTGGCCTTCGTCCAGAGCGGGACGTCCGACGCCACCAAGGCGCCGCACGTCGTGTCCCTGGGGAGCCTCTCCTACGTGCCGTTGTGGGTCTTCTACCGCGGGCCCACCATCGACGACCTGAACGCCCTGCAGGGCAAGCGCATCGTCGTGGGCCCCGAGGAGAGTGGCACGCGCGCCCTGTCCATGAAGTTGCTGGAGGCCAACGGCGTGGGCGCCGCGCCCACGGAGCTCTTGAACCTGGGGCGCGACGAGGCCATCGAGCAGCTCAAGCAGGGCAAGGTCGATGCTGTCTTCATCGTGTCCCCAGCGGAGTCACCGCCCGTCCAGCGGCTCGCGCGGGTGCCGGACATCAATCTCCTCAGCTTCTCGCGGGGCGAGGCCTACGTGCGCCGCTACCCCTATCTGTCCCGGCACGTGCTGCCGCGAGGCGTGCTCGACCTGGCCGCGGACGTGCCAGGCCGTGACGTGGTGATGTTGGCGCCCACCGCGAACCTGGTCGCCACCGATGCGCTCCACCCGGCGCTGGCCTACCTCTTGATGCGCGCGGCCAGCGAGGTCCACGGCAAGGCCGGCATCCTGGACCGCACGGGCGAATTCCCGGCGGCGCTCGAGGCGGGCTTTCCGTTCAGCAGCGAGGCGCGCCGCTACTACGAGTCCGGCGTTCCGCTCCTGCACCGCTATCTGCCGTTCTGGGCCGCCAACCTGGTGGACCGCCTCTGGGTGATGCTGGTGCCCTTCATCGCCGTCCTGGTGCCCCTGGGCCGGGTGGCGCCAGCGCTGTACCAGTGGCGCGTGCGCTCGCGCATCTTCCGCTGGTACGCGCGGCTGAAGGAAATCGAGCTCCAGCTCGAGGAGGGCCCGGGCCGGGAGATGCTGGAGGAGATGCTGCGGCGGCTCGATGAGGCCGAGCGCGAGGTGAACCGCATCCCCATGCCCCTGGCCTACGCGGAGAACCTCTACTTCTTCCGGGAGCACGTCGACGTCGTGCGTCGCCGCCTCACCCGGCGCATCGCCGAATCCGGCGAGCCCTCGTCCGAGGTGCTCACGGCCCGGGAGAAGACCGCGTAG
- the rsgA gene encoding ribosome small subunit-dependent GTPase A yields MSLETLGWGPAFEHAFSTLVSQSPLSLVPGRVVRQHRGLLTVQTATRTLLARTAGRLLHQAPGVESLPTIGDWVALQLPDGDGEALLHTVLPRVSVLARREAGSERDGQLIAANLDVVVLVAGLDGNFNPRRIERALALAWTSGAAPVVVLTKADLCSDADSLVAEVEALAPGVPVLALSSWTGEGVEALRAQLPAGKTGALLGSSGVGKSTLVNRLLGEARLVTQAVRAEDDKGRHTTTHRELFVLPGGGLLIDGPGMRELGLWGEDDGIGQTFTDILELAADCRFTDCQHQREPGCAVRAAVSSGALPEARLASYERLRREQAYQVRQRSASAERDHRRHERSKTLMGWEATRSKRRRD; encoded by the coding sequence ATGTCGCTTGAAACCCTCGGCTGGGGTCCAGCCTTCGAACACGCATTCTCCACGCTCGTCTCGCAGTCCCCGCTGTCCCTCGTCCCTGGCCGCGTCGTGCGCCAGCATCGAGGGCTGCTCACGGTCCAGACCGCCACGCGCACCCTGTTGGCGCGCACCGCGGGCCGGCTTCTCCATCAAGCCCCCGGCGTCGAATCCCTGCCCACCATCGGCGACTGGGTGGCGCTCCAGCTCCCCGATGGGGACGGCGAGGCGCTGCTCCACACGGTGCTGCCTCGCGTCAGTGTGCTCGCCCGGCGAGAGGCGGGCAGTGAGCGCGACGGGCAGCTCATCGCCGCCAACCTGGACGTCGTGGTCCTCGTCGCGGGACTGGACGGCAACTTCAATCCCCGCCGCATCGAACGGGCATTGGCGCTGGCGTGGACCAGCGGCGCCGCGCCCGTGGTGGTGCTCACCAAGGCGGACCTGTGCTCGGACGCGGACTCACTCGTGGCCGAGGTGGAGGCGCTGGCGCCAGGCGTCCCCGTGCTCGCGCTGAGTTCCTGGACGGGGGAGGGCGTCGAGGCCCTTCGCGCGCAGCTTCCGGCCGGGAAGACGGGGGCGCTGCTCGGCTCCTCCGGTGTCGGCAAGTCCACGCTGGTCAACCGGCTCCTGGGCGAGGCGCGGCTGGTCACCCAGGCGGTCCGCGCCGAGGACGACAAGGGCCGTCACACCACCACGCACCGCGAGCTGTTCGTGCTCCCGGGCGGCGGACTGCTCATCGACGGACCCGGCATGCGCGAGCTGGGGCTGTGGGGCGAGGATGACGGCATCGGCCAGACGTTCACCGACATCCTCGAGCTGGCCGCCGACTGCCGCTTCACGGACTGCCAGCACCAGCGCGAGCCCGGGTGCGCGGTGCGCGCGGCCGTGTCATCGGGGGCCCTGCCCGAGGCGCGGCTCGCCAGCTACGAGCGGCTGCGGCGCGAGCAGGCCTACCAGGTCCGTCAGCGCAGTGCGTCCGCGGAGCGCGACCACCGGCGCCACGAGCGCAGCAAGACGTTGATGGGCTGGGAGGCAACGCGCTCCAAGCGCCGGCGGGACTGA
- a CDS encoding spermidine synthase, with translation MTTDLPAPKPSTHGFTGTLFHLWVFLGSFLLFQVELILARLLLPSYGSSAAIWTTCLVFYQAVLLLGYFYSSRVAVAAHQGRYRWAHLGFVLVAVVVFPFRLHLFELHPVAAILLTLTLSLGLPFLALSTTSVVAQGWFTRTEHPSRGDPFFLYGTSNAGALTALLTFPFLVEPALDIQEQLVVWYAGYGAFVVFALLCIRRVRPALAGGSTTSAPAAGTEPAPRAPRASRITWLLLSASANALLLAVTNVLTLDASIPLLWILPLSLYLLTLIVCFSKRPPTPTGLNRLALGSLAVAAGAALFALARAQTSLPSLVLHSAVLWVGCLLMHGNLVWCRPSDPRLLGSFYLHVSLGGLVGTLLLALVVPLTLGSLALPYLDHGITGLLLLGGLAARDMMRRGQGMPVPKLAPYVSSGAALFVVAVLVLSGWMLARGRIEGSRTFYGLYTVKDAEGLRLFQHGSTVHGVENLHPDERGEPLSYYHRGSAVGRVLASERIPRERVAVVGLGIGSLAAYGRPGEHWDFYELDPEVERLARQHFSMLGSSQAELRVLAGDARLRMEEAKDGGYDVIVLDAFSSDFVPTHLLTREALSLYLRKLAPEGLLLFHVSSRLFDLVPVLTRLSTELRVQGLVNQTERLTAEELASGRSPSVWFAMSANSDVAARLTQELPFQPVDTPPELKDRRVWSDSYVNLLHALAH, from the coding sequence ATGACGACCGACCTCCCCGCCCCGAAGCCCTCGACCCACGGCTTCACAGGGACGCTGTTCCACCTCTGGGTCTTCCTCGGCTCCTTCCTGCTCTTCCAGGTGGAGCTCATCCTCGCGCGGCTGCTGCTGCCCTCCTACGGAAGCAGCGCGGCCATCTGGACGACGTGCCTGGTGTTCTACCAGGCGGTGCTGCTGCTCGGTTACTTCTACTCGAGCCGGGTCGCGGTGGCCGCGCACCAGGGCCGCTACCGCTGGGCCCACCTGGGCTTCGTGCTGGTCGCGGTGGTCGTCTTCCCGTTCCGGCTGCACCTCTTCGAGCTGCACCCCGTGGCGGCCATCCTGCTCACGCTGACGCTGTCACTGGGGCTGCCGTTCCTCGCCTTGTCGACGACGAGCGTCGTCGCCCAGGGCTGGTTCACCCGCACGGAGCATCCCTCTCGGGGTGACCCGTTCTTCCTCTACGGAACGTCCAACGCGGGCGCGCTCACGGCGCTGCTCACCTTCCCCTTCCTGGTGGAGCCGGCGCTCGACATCCAGGAACAGCTGGTCGTCTGGTACGCGGGCTACGGCGCGTTCGTCGTCTTCGCGCTGCTCTGCATCCGGCGTGTTCGCCCGGCGCTTGCCGGGGGAAGCACGACGTCCGCGCCAGCGGCCGGGACCGAGCCGGCGCCCCGCGCCCCGCGCGCCTCACGCATCACCTGGCTGCTGCTGTCCGCGAGCGCCAATGCGCTGCTGCTCGCGGTCACCAACGTCCTCACGCTGGATGCCTCCATCCCGCTGCTGTGGATCCTCCCCCTCTCGCTGTACCTGCTCACGCTCATCGTCTGCTTCTCGAAGCGGCCCCCCACGCCCACGGGGTTGAACCGGCTCGCGCTGGGGAGCCTCGCCGTCGCGGCGGGCGCGGCCCTCTTCGCGCTGGCACGCGCGCAGACGTCGCTCCCGTCCCTGGTGCTGCACAGCGCGGTGCTCTGGGTGGGCTGCCTGCTGATGCATGGCAACCTCGTGTGGTGCCGCCCGTCGGACCCGCGCCTGCTGGGCTCGTTCTACCTGCACGTCTCGCTGGGCGGTCTGGTGGGCACCTTGCTGCTGGCCCTGGTCGTTCCCCTGACGCTGGGCTCGCTGGCGCTCCCGTACCTGGACCACGGCATCACCGGACTGCTCCTGCTGGGAGGACTGGCGGCGCGGGACATGATGCGCCGAGGCCAGGGGATGCCCGTCCCGAAGCTGGCGCCCTACGTATCGAGCGGAGCCGCCCTGTTCGTCGTCGCGGTCCTGGTGCTCTCCGGGTGGATGCTCGCGCGCGGGCGCATCGAAGGTTCGCGCACCTTCTACGGCCTCTACACGGTCAAGGACGCGGAGGGCCTGCGGCTGTTCCAGCACGGCAGCACCGTGCACGGCGTGGAGAACCTCCACCCGGACGAGCGAGGAGAGCCCCTCTCCTACTACCACCGGGGCTCCGCGGTGGGCCGGGTGCTGGCCTCGGAACGGATTCCGCGTGAGCGCGTGGCCGTCGTGGGGCTCGGCATCGGCAGCCTCGCCGCGTATGGCCGCCCCGGCGAGCATTGGGACTTCTACGAGTTGGACCCGGAGGTGGAGCGGCTCGCGCGCCAGCACTTCAGCATGCTCGGCTCCAGCCAGGCGGAGCTCCGCGTCCTTGCGGGGGATGCGCGCCTTCGCATGGAGGAAGCCAAGGACGGCGGGTACGACGTCATCGTCCTCGATGCGTTCTCCAGCGACTTCGTCCCCACGCACCTGCTGACCCGGGAGGCGCTGAGCCTCTATCTCCGGAAGCTCGCGCCGGAGGGGCTCCTGCTGTTCCATGTCTCCAGCCGGCTCTTCGACCTGGTCCCCGTGCTCACCCGCTTGAGCACGGAGCTGCGGGTCCAGGGGCTCGTGAACCAGACGGAGCGCCTCACCGCCGAGGAGCTGGCGTCGGGCCGCTCACCCAGCGTCTGGTTCGCCATGAGCGCCAACAGCGACGTCGCGGCCCGCCTCACCCAGGAGCTGCCCTTCCAGCCGGTGGACACGCCGCCCGAGCTGAAGGACAGGCGCGTCTGGTCCGACAGCTACGTCAACCTGCTGCACGCGCTCGCGCACTGA